The Thermococcus henrietii genome segment ACCACCCAGCTTCCGTTGGCTGATTTGTAGGCGCTCCAGTAGCTGGCGACCGTTGCCCCGTCAAGCTTAACGTAGAGCTTCCAGTCGTACTGGCCTCCAAGGTTGAGCGTAATGTCGTACTCGCCGCCAGTTCCCCAGCTGGAGTGGTGAACCTCGATTGCGCCCGGCTTCAGAGGGGTGGTGTTGGTGCCGTTTGAGGGAGCAGGAGTCGGAGTCGTGTTTGTTTGATTCTGGGAGGGAGCAGGATTTGTCTGGTTCTGGGAAGGTGTCGAGTTGGTCTGGTTACCCTGAGAGGGGAAGGTTTCATTGCTCGGTGTAGTGTTCGTCTGGTTGTTGCCTGGAGTTGTTCCGTTGTAAACCGGAACGGGAACGGTGAGGTTTGACGGAACGTTTGAGCCTATGTAGTATATGTCGGGAATCCATGCCGGCGGCTTCTCCCTGAGGTGCTCGAGGATTGCGTCGAGAAGCGGGTGGTTGCTGGTTCCTGGCTTCCTGTCCGCGGTGATTTCCCAGACCATAACGCCCCCAAGGCTGTTCTTCAGCATGTAATCGACTTTTATCCCGATGCTCTTGGGATTGTCAAAGGTTATGAAGACCTTGCTCGAGGGACAGTACGCGTAGGGCTCCATTGTAACGTTGTCCCAGTAGAGATGGCAGCTTCCGCTCGCTATCTTGTCGGCTATGTCCCAGTAGTCCATGACGCCGTAGGTCTCGCTCGCAGGTCCCCAGGTACCGTCGGGAGTGCCTTTGAAAGGCTGGTACAGTCCATTGTTGGTGGACGGAACGTTGGCGAAGCTCCTACCATAGAAGGGCAGGCCGATTACGAGCTTTGTCCTGTCGGGAACATGCTTGAGGTACCAGTGGACGGTGTAGTTGACGTTGAACTCCCACTTTACAACGGGGTCCTTGTAAGGGGCGTTCGGGTCGGCGTAGAGCGGGGCGAGGAACCCGGTAACGTTGTCCCATGCACCGTGGTAGTCATAGGTCATTATGTCTATGAAGTTAAGGTACTTGCTAGCCTCGGTCCAGTTGATGCGGGCCGCTTTGACTGGGTCCGCGGGGGCCGCGACGGTGACAAGATAATCCTTGTGGTCGTGCTTGCTGGCGTTGTTAAAGACCTCCCTTATGGTCTTGAGGAGGAGAACGAAGTTCTTCCCGTCATCGGGCCTAACGTGGTTGCCGGTAAGCCCGCCCCCACCGGGGTACTCCCAGTCGATGTCAACTCCGTCAAGGTCGTACTGGCGGATTATCTTAAGGACACTCTCGGCAAAACGGAGCCTCTTCGCAGGGTCTGCGGCTATGTCGGAGAAGTACTTGCTTAGCGTCCAGCCGCCAACGCTGACGAGGACTTTAACCGCTGGGTATTTTTGCTTGTACTTCTTCAGCTCCTCAAGGTTGAGCGGGTCAGCGTAGGTGTCGTAGAATGTGACGCTACCGTTCTCGTTCGGCTTCAGAAAGGCGTAGAGAACGTCGGTAACCTTGGTCCAGGGGATGTCGCTCACGTAGAACTTCCTCGCGTAGCGACCCCAGGAGATGTAGTAAACTACGACGCGGTACGGTTGCTCGGGAGTTCTTAACTGGAGCACGCCGGAGGGGGTTCCAGTGGAACCATCTTTGAGTACCGGAACGACCGCGTAGAAGTACGTTGTATTGGCCTTAAGGTGGTACTGGTCAAGGTAGTGGGTCGTGGGAGTTGCATCGCCAACGAGCTCCCATGCATCCCCGCCCGGAGCGCTCTGGGTCCAGTACTTGGCGCGCCAGATTTTACCGTTGTACTCAACCATGTCACCCTGGAGATACGTCTTACCCGGCTCATATGGAGGGTAGCTACTCCAGTTGACGACAACGAGGAGGTTGTCAGGGCTGATGATGTTCGTCGGGTCCGTGGAGCGGTAGATTTCATAAGCCTTGGCATTCTCAGCCGGTGTCCAAGTTAGGTTAACCACGTCCCAAGCAATCGCTTTTCCGCTCAGCTGGATTTGAGACGATGCCGAAACAAACCCAAAGAAGGGCACAACTGCAGGCACCACCGCCAACAGCATAACGGCCACGACGGCCATGCTCAAAAACTGCCTCCGGTTCAAATGTGGTCACCTCCCCATGGGTGCTCATTATTTATCAACAACGTACACTTTATAAATTTCCCGGTTTTTGTAATCTTGTCAAAACTTGGAAATCTTCTTAGATTTGTGTACATAATCCTACCCGGTCGACGGTTAAATGCTCAAATTCTTCCAATACCTTGGAAAATCCACAAACACAGAAACCACAAGCCTTTTAAGCAATATATCACTCGATATGTCACAACAAAACATGTTTAAAAAATGAATATTTGGGGGTCACAGGAGTGGCTGCGGATAAGGATAAACTTGAGAACGCACCGGACTGGAGGGAGTACTACGAAAAAATGAAAGAGACCGCCCCACTCATCATACATTACCCCCTCTGCGGTGGGGGAGAGGAATGCATCTTCGTATGTCCGTTCAGCGATAAAATCTGGGAAGTCGTCCCGATGAAGGTTAGCCTCTTCGGCTTCAAGTACAAGGTAAGGCTCAGGCCCTTCATGGCCAATCCGGAAAACTGTAAGAAGTGTTACATCTGCGTCCAGGCATGCCCGACCGGAGCGCTGAGGCCCGTCGAGAAGCCCGTAAGGCATCCTGCCCTCGTCCTGCTGTACAATACCCTAAAACTGCCCTTCAAGAAGAAGTACGGCATCAAGTTTGTGTTCCGGAAGGAGCACGGAGAAAAGTTCAGGAAGAACAACTGAAAGCTTTTAAACCAACATGTCGAACGATATATCGGTGAATTAAATGGAGAGACCGAACTTCAGGGGTCAGCTCAAGCTCCTAATCCTCAAGATGCTCGAGGAGAAACCGATGCACGGTTACGGGATAATGGCCGAGCTCGAGAAGCGCTACGGCGTTCCT includes the following:
- a CDS encoding 4Fe-4S dicluster domain-containing protein — protein: MAADKDKLENAPDWREYYEKMKETAPLIIHYPLCGGGEECIFVCPFSDKIWEVVPMKVSLFGFKYKVRLRPFMANPENCKKCYICVQACPTGALRPVEKPVRHPALVLLYNTLKLPFKKKYGIKFVFRKEHGEKFRKNN